In one Nicotiana tomentosiformis chromosome 6, ASM39032v3, whole genome shotgun sequence genomic region, the following are encoded:
- the LOC104119797 gene encoding MAPK kinase substrate protein At1g80180-like has translation MAGLQRSAVSFRRQGSSGLTWDDKFLSGELKQHINYKYETTKCNKASHSKGQPKEENMLVKASSITVGSTVKSRSNGTGRVSPAIEPPSPKSAKTIA, from the exons ATGGCTGGGTTGCAAAGATCGGCTGTTTCATTCCGCAGACAAGGCTCCTCTGGACTTACATGGGACGACAAATTCTTGTCAGGTGAATTGAAACAGCATATAAACTATAAGTACGAAACTACTAAATGTAACAAAGCTTCTCATTCCAAGGGACAACCCAAAGAGGAGAATATGCTGGTGAAGGCTTCATCAATAACCGTTGGATCAACGGTGAAGAGCCGATCCAACGGCACCGGCAGAGTGTCACCAGCTATAGAACCGCCGTCTCCTAAG AGTGCAAAGACAATTGCGTAA